The proteins below come from a single Aegilops tauschii subsp. strangulata cultivar AL8/78 chromosome 6, Aet v6.0, whole genome shotgun sequence genomic window:
- the LOC109770988 gene encoding bisdemethoxycurcumin synthase, translating into MPLKLHSITKLATSDPCPANKSSAPASERSAMGSIGTANGNGIGHGGAAVARRQHAEGPAAMLGIGTANPTGVEVPQNVFAENLFRVTKSDHLTELQQKLTRICEKTGIDKRHFHLTEETLVAHPELYDQDAPSLDSRLAMTVDAVPKLAQCAAAKAIAEWGRPASEITHLVFSTYSAWGAPSADLRLATLLGLRPTVNRTILSLHGCYGGGRALGLARELAENNRGARVLVACAEITLVCFGGPDGGNLVGHAIFGDGAGAVIVGAGPFRDGEQSPIFEMVHATQTTLPKTEHVLGMQVSGSGVDFHLAIQVPTLIGQNVERCLLDAFRGGDDEDDDGGAHLPSPLSGNGKWNELFWAVHPGGRQILDNIDKVLQLEPEKLGASRHVLREYGNMSGATIVFVLDELRRRRSLLPEWGAMLAFGPGVTIETMVLRCPR; encoded by the exons ATGCCATTGAAGCTTCATTCGATCACAAAGCTAGCGACTAGTGATCCCTGCCCAGCAAACAAGAGTAGTGCTCCTGCTTCCGAAAGATCGGCCATGGGAAGCATCGGAACCGCCAACGGCAACGGGATCGGGCACGGTGGTGCCGCGGTGGCGCGGCGGCAGCACGCCGAAGGTCCCGCGGCCATGCTCGGCATCGGCACGGCGAACCCGACCGGCGTCGAGGTGCCCCAGAACGTCTTCGCCGAGAACCTCTTCCGCGTCACCAAGAGCGACCACCTCACTGAGCTCCAGCAGAAGCTCACCAGAATCT GCGAGAAGACGGGCATCGACAAGCGCCACTTCCACCTGACGGAGGAGACGCTGGTGGCGCACCCGGAGCTGTACGACCAAGACGCGCCGTCGCTGGACAGCCGCCTCGCCATGACCGTCGACGCCGTGCCGAAGCTGGCGCAGTGCGCGGCGGCCAAGGCCATTGCCGAGTGGGGTCGCCCGGCGAGCGAGATCACCCACCTCGTCTTCAGCACCTACTCCGCCTGGGGCGCCCCGAGCGCCGACCTGCGGCTCGCCACGCTGCTCGGCCTCCGCCCCACGGTCAACCGCACCATCCTCAGCCTCCACGGCTGCTACGGCGGCGGCCGGGCGCTGGGCCTCGCCAGGGAGCTCGCCGAGAACAACCGCGGCGCGCGCGTCCTCGTGGCCTGCGCCGAGATCACGCTCGTCTGCTTCGGCGGGCCCGACGGCGGCAACCTCGTCGGCCACGCCATCTTCGGGGACGGCGCCGGCGCGGTCATCGTCGGCGCCGGGCCCTTCCGCGACGGCGAGCAGAGCCCCATCTTCGAGATGGTCCACGCCACGCAGACCACGCTGCCCAAGACAGAGCACGTGCTCGGCATGCAGGTCTCCGGCAGCGGCGTCGACTTCCACCTCGCCATCCAGGTGCCCACGCTCATCGGGCAGAACGTGGAGCGCTGCCTCCTCGACGCGTTCCGGGGAGgagacgacgaggacgacgacggTGGTGCTCATCTCCCATCGCCGTTATCTGGGAACGGGAAGTGGAACGAGCTCTTCTGGGCGGTGCACCCAGGTGGCCGTCAGATCCTGGACAACATAGACAAGGTGCTCCAGCTGGAGCCGGAGAAGCTGGGCGCCAGCCGGCACGTGCTCCGCGAGTACGGCAACATGAGCGGCGCGACCATCGTCTTCGTGCTCGACGAGCTGCGCCGGCGCCGGAGCCTGCTGCCGGAGTGGGGCGCCATGCTGGCCTTCGGACCCGGAGTCACAATTGAGACCATGGTGCTCCGCTGTCCACGCTAG